In Carassius auratus strain Wakin chromosome 37, ASM336829v1, whole genome shotgun sequence, the DNA window GATTGCCTGGATCTAAGGTGAGACATTGATTAATGGTTAGTAGAATCATGTTAGTAGTGTAAAGAGGCTGTGTTTTTACCTTCTTGATGCCTGTTGTAGGGTATGACTGGTGCCCCTGGAAGCCCTGGacctgatggcaaagctggaccttctgtaagctttttttatttctttattcactgctttgttttttgtttgtattcaATATAAGACTCATAGAAGATATAAAATCTCATATTAAAGTAATGTGTGCATGAATGTCTTTAACCCATAGGGTGCACCTGGACAAGATGGGCGTCCCGGACCCCCTGGACCTGCTGGATCCCGTGGTGCACCTGGTGTGATGGGATTCCCTGGTCCAAAGGGAGCTGATGTAAGTTACTCCCAGTCGTATATTTAAATGCCTTTCATCACAAGTTAAATGCATTTTAGTATAATTGTGATACACATTTCATTGTACTGATTTTTATAAAGTGAACAtaagaataacttttatgttgttggtaatatttaagatttaaaagaCTGCAGTTCCCTTAATAATCAATGcatcatttttaagaaaaatcatgttaaatgtGAGTATCAAATATGATCACCAGGCTTTTgaggaaagtttttgtttttatctctcaatcatcattgcACTGCATTTCTTTATATGTTTTGAggataaaactaagcatttaacatcatcttactaagacatattattggcAGCTATAGAGTAACAGttgatatttatatcattttatgtaagtaGTCAGTTATACTGTTTTAAAGATCTCGTTGATTTACAATACAAGGagtcataatttcatatttttggtcatataaatataaatatcagcatctgcaccaaaatgcatatttttattcagtttgggCTTCTGAATAAAAATCtgtgtttcttttcttctgtattaTCACTGTATCATACTAAATGCCTAAtgcatcaaatatgatactcaaaaaaaattattaaaaaaaactttttgcagactttttcagataaaagtccaataaactgttacattttcaaaatgatttttcgGACtcttatttcatatgtcaggctttatgAGTTTCCAATGTATAGTTCTCTTGAAAAATTGCTTTATGAATATCAGTTTGCAtgctatttaatataatttctaacACAGATGTGTTCCTCTTAGGGTGAGGCTGGTAAAGCTGGTGAGAGGGGTGTTGCTGGACCTCCTGGTGCTTTGGTACGTACTGATTTACACAAATTTAAAGTGATTTCTGAGATTTATGCAACCTTGAGCATTTCTTTAAACACTTGGTCTCTCatttaaactctttaaaaacaGTGTAGCCTCCAGACAATTGCACATCTGAGCAGATGCATTGGTTTCTGTGTATTTCTATAGGGCGCTCCTGGCAAGGATGGTGATGTTGGTGCTCCTGGTGCTCCTGGACCTGCTGTACGTCTGCTTAAACGTCTGAAAGTTTGATATGATATGATTCTGCCGTGTCAGTGTGAGCTGTTGCTGTTTCTGCTCTGATTTTTCCGGGTCTGTCGTCTCTTAGGGCCCATCTGGAGAGAAGGGAGAACAGGGACCTGCCGGTTCTCCTGGATTCCAGGTAGGTTTTTAATGATCTATATCCACATCCTCCAGATTTGAGTGTATTTAAGATTAGTGGCTGATTATCATTGGTTATTCTCTCACAGGGTCTGCCAGGATCACAGGGTGCCACTGGTGAGGCTGGCAAACCTGGTGACCAGGTACGTGTGGTCATAACTGTGTTAGCTTTTCTATTATGTATTCTGTCTACATTAATTAAAGTAAACAAACATATTGTAAGCACAAtatgatgtacagtatgttatGCAAAATTGCCCTTAATACTTTATTTCTTTTATCAAAATAACAGAGCAGTTTTTCGTTCAGTGTTATTTATTATGTTCGGCGGTCCACAGGGTGCTCCTGGTGAAGCTGGTCCTCACGGTCCATCTGGCCCAAGAGTGAGTATCTCCTGCTTAATAAAGAAAGCCCACAGATGTGCCACATCTCAAACAATCTTTAAAAGCTCCCCAAGTTATAATGCACCCATTAAGAATAATCTTATTAgtttttattctaaaaatgctcatactgcaaaaaaaaaaaaaaaaaaaaaaatccatcagtaTCATTGTGTAGTTTTATAGTTAAAACGTAAAAcgtaaaatgttaatttctttaaaaaaaaaaaaaatacatttatgaatgatatattaattttaatatacttttttcacGTTCCACACATAGTTATGGTTTAATCAATATCAAGATAAAATTCTTGCAAaccttgtttaaaaaataaaaactttgcatGTGTACATTTTGTAGGAAAATTACAAGATTATATTAAGCAATGAAATGATTGGATGATTTGTATAATTAGCACAAAAAAAAGAACCAAaaccctttattttattttatttttttacatttttgttatgcATGTActgatgaaatacatttaaaaatctgtatttttttttaaagtttaaaactaCTTATTATTTGTTCTCCGACTAATTCAAGACATCAAAAAGGGAGGGGttggtttatttattaaagtcttttttttaatgcaaattatgCACAATTCaggcaaattaaattaaattaaattaaattaaattaaattaaattaaattaaattaaattaaattaaattaaattaaattaaattaaacctgcTTCCTGTTAGTCAGTTGGGTTGATGTTTGTAAATGTCTcacacagggtgacagaggtttCCCCGGTGAGCGTGGTGGTCCTGGACCCGCTGGCCCTACTGGACCTCGTGGATCTCCTGGTTCTGCTGGTAATGATGGTGCTAAGGTAAGAATCCTTTCTTCTGTATCATTAGGACTCAGAATAGTGTGATTTGAGAAATAATCCAACTCTGTGTCCGTGTGTGTTTAGGGAGAGCCTGGAGCGGCTGGAGCCCCTGGTGGTGTTGGTCCCGCAGGAATGCAGGGTATGCCTGGAGAGCGCGGTGCTGGCGGCATGCCTGGAGCCAGAGGAGACAGAGTGAGACTCAGAACAACACACAATTAGACTTGCTTTTAATGCATCTTGAGTCAATAATGTCATATCCTAACAACCTCATTTTCCATGCAAGCATGCCCTTGTGAAAAAGACTTCAGCATGCTTTTAAAAAGACTTAAACAAAAGAGTACTTGTTACGGAGAATATATACgcgtgaactgaatgtaatgttttcagacacttaactgcatattatttacaattaagtaaaatgcattacagtttaaatgtatattaaatgcagtAAGTTGCTTTTTTGACACAGTTAAGTAGGACATCTTTATATctcatttcataattacttctattgtctttgaaatatgtgaaataatgtgacattttatgctaaaattcattaggatattaagtaaagatcatgttgcataaagatatttagtatatttactaccataaatatatcaaaacttaatttttgagaacttcatttggacaactttaaagtattttaaggatgttagtcaacacatctaaataaatgttcattaagCATGACAAATGATTGTTAAAAAATGATTCTGTTTAGTAAAAATATACGAGTATGTTAAGAAACAATCATGAGAGTGattgtaaaagtgaaagtgagcttttatttcattcaaattatattgttttcaagtagttttaaaaatacagataaaaccaAATGGAACTGTAGTGCTGATGATGTCATATCCTGCTGTATGTTGCCGTCTGTCTTTATTAGGGTGATGCTGGAGCCAAGGGCCCTGATGGAGCTGCTGGTAAGGATGGTCTGCGTGGAATGACTGGCCCTATTGGACTTGCTGGACCTCCTGGTGCTGCTGGTGAGAAGGTAAAAAGTGAAAGATAGTTAAGCTTAATATATAGTAAACTGTAAATATTTTCAGCTCATTTTCAGTCATCATGTtctgaaataaaaatgctttgtgaaccctcttttatgtagaatttaataacattaattacTGTTGTCACTGAAAGAATGATAGTAAATCAGCTTtgtatttgattgtgttttagGGAGAGGCTGGTCTTGTTGGACCTCCAGGATTGACTGGTCCTCGTGGTTCCCCTGTAAGTTATCCGGATCATTCAGAAAAACCTCATGAAACATGGACATAAAGGCCtaaaattataaacacatttacaaaaaatcAGCACAAATatgctgaattaaacatgaaattctaTAGttctttttttgtcagttttcaaCCAAAAATCACTTGTAGATTTCACAAGAAACTTCTCATTTAATACATCTTCAGTCCAAAATTGCTAGTAACACTAGTAATTGCAAGTGACACTATCTGAAGTTAAAAAACTGAACTTAAATTCATTTCCAATCAGAAATTGTGGTAATTATGGATGTAgaaaaagacattaatatgtgaTTAATTACTTCTAATAAATGGCtgatattctagtaatatgcatgaaataaagtgttaccgaaattactagtaaatttcacatgtacttacaaaaaaaagcaaaataacactgaataaacatgacattttgaattagGAGGACTTAACAcagtatgtttttgaaaaaatcaGTTTCCACACAAAAATTGCTAGTacgtttcacaaataattacaaagaagtcTTCATtcgtaagtcgttttggataaaagtgtctgttaaatgactaaatataagtGGCACATAGTAAAactttgaagtagaaaaactaaaatagtattttagtatcattgttTTACAGTGTGCCATTATTGTGTTTGATTTGGAAGATTGCATCTGAATTAAAAGTGAGTGATTTAATTCAAGTCCGTGTCTGTGTCGTGTCTTCTCAGGGCGAGCGTGGTGAGGTCGGTCCACCTGGACCTGCTGGTTTTGCCGGACCTCCTGTGAGTATAACAAACTCATCCCACATTAATCAATCAGTTCCCATCATGTGGTGTTTAAAACCACTGAGCTGAAGTTTCTCTGTTTCTAATGCAGGGTGCCAACGGACAACCTGGTGCTAAAGGAGAGACTGGTGCCCACGGACCCAAGGGTGATGCTGGAGCTCCTGGAGCTCCTGGCCCCGTCGGAGCCGCTGGCCCACAGGTGCAAACATCAACACACCCTCAACTCTGCTGAATTTGAACATATGAATATCATAGACTTATTTTCTATTGCTGTCTTGGACAGGGACCTGCTGGTGCTACTGGAGCTAAGGGTGCTCGTGGTGGTGCTGGACCTCCTGTAAGAATCAATACTCAATCAATAACCTACaacaaatatatgaataaagAAATTAGACACAATGCAAGGCCATGACCATGGTATCCATACTTTCACTATCAAGTTGTTTAAAATCGGgcttattttagtatcattgagatgtttgtctttagttttaatccatgattttccattttcatttaaatcttaGTTTTGATgtgatttgtcatttttataagccttttttttatttgcctgtttattttgtattcatttctatttcagtttttgttattttagcacAGCGAGTTAAGCTAAATAAAATCTGCTTTGGAAGgtagatgaaataaaataagtttaatgtactttttattttttaagtaaagaattttttttttaatggttttatttttagtttactaTTCTGGACTTTATTCAAAGACTTTAAAACATATTTGGACaattattgcataaaatattaaacCTCTGAAAATTAATTGTGCAATagctcttaaataaataaataaataaataaatagaaaaaggtatttatttattacagctGGAGTTCATTATTTAATTCCTAGCATGCTTTTtctatgaaatgaaatgttttagtaatttgagattttgtatttgtaatgctTCTTGGtgccaatgtacagtatgtacgtTCTCCAATATGATATTGCAGTGTTTCATAGTGTCTCTGTTTGTTAATAGGGTGCTACTGGTTTCCCTGGTGCTGCTGGTAGAGTCGGACCCCCGGGTCCTTCTGTAAGTAATCTACATTCAAAACCAGGTCGACAAAATATTGAATGTTTGACATGTTtacatgtcatgtgaccattaaccaacacATGAAAACCTTGAACATGCAACTGCATTGTTATGATATTGAAATATTAAGTTGAAACTCAGGGACTGCATGAGTCTAAACACATATAATTTTGTTGCCTAtcttctgttttctctcagggtGCTGCTGGACCCCCAGGCCCCGCTGGTGCTACTGGTAAAGAAGGACAAAGAGGTGCTCGTGGTGAGAGAGGACCCGCTGGTCGCCCTGGAGAGGCTGGTGCCGCCGGATCCCCAGGACCCTCTGGAGAGAAGGGTAGCACCGGTCCCGACGGTCCTGCTGTAAGTAATCATGCCACAAACATATTTTCATGCAGCTTAAAAATGACTTGTGTAAGTCTGTGATTCTCAGTTGTAAATGAGTATCCACTTTGCTCTGTTGTCTGGTCTGTAGGGTCCAGCTGGTCTTCCGGGTCCTCCTGGTGTTATTGGATCCCGTGGTATCGTTGGTCTTCCCGGACAAAGAGGAGAGAGAGGTTTCGGCGGTCTCCCTGGACCTTCTGTAAGTGGTTTAATCATAtcagttgtttaaaaacattgaaatctATGTTGAATTCATCATACAATCAGAAActgtttattttcttattgtGCATTCCAGATAGTGTGTTAGGAGGAAACACGTTTGTCTTCATGGTGTTCATTAAAATATTCGGCTAGCATCACCAAACCCTTTTGACGTTACGCTTTAGTTTTCACACATTGCTcactatatttatgcatttacaatCACCAAAGAGGCAACAATAACACAGCCATGCATCttgaaaaaacatctaaaaaataaGGCCTAATTGAATCTAATTTTATGCCAagtttaaaaatatcaataaaaatgagttattgttgttttgttttttttcaaattacatttatatcaaaaTGAAAGCACTCAAATGTCAATAGTTTCAGATTTAATCAGAAAAATAAGTATTCATTTAATTCACAATCTTACAATCTGAACACATTTTATGtcaaataactttacatttcaaaattagtGGGAAAAAAATCTTGGCTTTCATTTAGCAAATATGATGCAAGGTGATGCTATTGATATATGCAATGCCAGGAATGTTAGGACTACACATGGGATGTACTATTTTACTCTAAAATGCATCAGATGTAATTTTGAATGCCTTTTAATTTTGACTTCAGTTGCCCTTCTTCACAATACTCATTCACCTGTGCATCACTTCAGGGAGAGCCAGGAAAGCAGGGACCCACTGGGCCTTTAGGTGAACGTGGACCTCCCGGACCCATGGGACCCCCTGGACTGGGTGGAGCTCCTGGTGAGGCTGGACGTGAGGTAAGCAAACTTTACTGGTTTTAAGAGTTTTGTTAAACCAAAATTGGCTACCAAACTGGCTTTATTCTGTGCAGTATGATGGAGTCATTTTTTGATATGTCACTCATCTCTGCAGGGTAACCCTGGACATGATGGTGCTCCTGGCCGTGATGGTCCACCTGGACCAAAGGTGAGTGCAATTACACACATTCTACagaaaaatacctgcatgtaatttcATGTGAATAGTTTATAATTTCCCCTTAACCCAGTCTTAAACCTAACCGTACCTGCATGAATGCATATCCTCTAAATATGTCAACGGTATATGTGAAAGTGCTTCCAGTGTTAAAGAATACTTCTCTGAAATCCCTGTTTTCTATAGGGAGACCGTGGTGAGTCTGGCAACTCTGGTCCTCCAGGGTCCCCTGGTGCTCCTGGAGCCCCTGGCCCCATGGGTCCTTCCGGCAAGAATGGTGATCGTGGAGAGGCTGTAAGtttttatatgcaaaatatttctaaaaaatgaCTAGATTGATTCAAATCAAAAGTCTtggtttgcatttttaaataaacataaataaaccaataaatgtaaaacatcccTGCCAACAGGGGGCGCCATATGAGCCATATTTAAGTATAATTTCTATACTGTCATACTAAGTTTTGgtaactttgtttttgtctttttatgtaCTTTAGTACTGAAACTAAAGTAAAATGAGAATTATTATCAACAAGctaaaaaagcatgtttttaatgctttatttgatttcaaataatgacattttgtattgttttagatttagttaattaaaaaatgtccCACTCTAATGTTCAAAACGGATATATATATTATGCTGAATTATCTGATGCCATGAGTTTGGCCCAGTGGATGTTTAATATTGTCCTGTTTTTCTTCACAAGGGTCCCGCTGGTCCTGCTGGTCCTTCTGGCCCTGCTGGTGCTCGTGGAGCCCAAGTATGACTttcacatttttatcagtttttcaaCTTCTTTTGCTTTAGCTGTTGATCACAAGGCTGATCATTGTTATCTCTGTGCATGCAGGGTCCAGCCGGTCCTCGTGGAGACAAGGGTGAAGCTGGTGAGGCTGGAGAGAGAGGCATGAAGGGACACCGTGGCTTCACTGGAATGGCTGGAGTTCCTGGACCTCCTGTAAGTGAGCGTTATGTCACACTTAATCTGAAAATCAAAAAGGGGGTTCCTCAAGCTATGGTGAAAATTGACCCCTGTTTTTGATGCTTTCTGAATGTTTTTAGGGATCCCCTGGTGACCAAGGACCCGCCGGACCCTCTGGCCCTGCTGGACCTCGTGTAAGTAGCACATGGATTATAGAttttatataaagtctaatttatATGTATAGAACTTTTCGTAATATGGTGAAAAACTAAAGTAGATGTTTGGCAGAATGTCCATGCTGCTCGTTTACAAACAGCAATACTAGATGGTGATTGTCAAGCTCCGAAAACACAATTAAAGTAGTTCTAAAGTAAtacttctgaagccatatgtTAAATTGCAGTGTTTTGTTCTGGAAACTCAAATGAGAAACCACAGGACAAGATTCTGCACGCATGCATTTTAAACAGTTTCCTTCTGCTGATAGGGACCTTCTGGCTCCAATGGCTCTCCTGGTAAAGACGGTATGAATGGTATCCCTGGCCCCATTGGACCTCCTGGTCCCCGTGGTCGCTCTGGAGAAATGGGACCTGCTGTAAGTctgaaataattacaattttacttCCAAATTATAGTTTTCAAGCTTTTTATTGGTCTCTGTTTTCAATAACATCCAATTGGAAGTactcatgtgattttttttctcttaacaAGGGTGCTCCTGGTCTTCCTGGACCTCCTGGTCCTCCTGGACCTGCAGGCATCGGTGAGCCCTTCTTCGCCATGCCCCAGCCCGAGAAGGGTCCAGATCCTCTGCGTGGAGGCTACAGAGCTGATGACGCTAGCGTTCGTGACCGTGATGCTGAGGTGGATACCACCCTGAAATCTCTGAGCCAGAAGATTGAGAACATCCGTAGCCCCGAAGGAACCCAGGCCAACCCTGCCCGCATGTGCCGTGACCTCAGGATGTGCCATTCTGACTGGAAGAGCGGTAAGCATGGCTTGAACTTAGCTCCAGAAACCTGCTGTAGATCAAATGTAGATATATTGTACTTAATGTGCATTTAGAGGCTCACTTGAAACTGTTTCCTGCAAGGTTTCTACTGGGTGGATCCCAACCAGGGCTCTCCTCTGGATGCCGTCAAGGTCTTCTGCAACATGGAGACTGGTGAGACCTGCGTCAGCCCATCTCAGAACACCATTCCCATGAAGAACTGGTACACTAGCAAGAACATCAGAGAGAAGAAGCACGTTTGGTTCGGAGAGTCCATGCCTAATGGCTTCCAGGTATGTCAAGACCTTATAggaattaataaattttttaggatttataatgcaaaatatatttgagGAATTAAAAATATGTCCAGATTTGTTGCTGATGAACACAGGTAGTAATGCTCCATGTGTCTTCTGTATAGTTCCAGTATGGCAGCGAGGGCTCTGATCCAGAGGATGTTAACATCCAACTGACCTTCATGCGCCTGATGTCTAATGAGGCTACTCAGAATATCACCTACCACTGCAAGAACAGCATCGCCTACATGGAAGAGGCCACAGGCAACCTGAAGAAGGCTCTGCTCCTGCAGGGCTCCAACGACATTGAGATCAGAGCGGAGGGCAACAGCCGCTTCACATACAGAGTCAGCGAGGATGGCTGCACGGTGAGCAACACCATCTCTAAAGTTGCTTTATCACCATCTCCCATATTTGTATCTCTTTCCTCTCTGCAGGAGTGATGCATTTCTGGAGGCTAGTCCAGAAGTTTGCATCACCCTGGTTCCCACAATATATAAAATTCTTCCAAATTTTGCTCATcttgataatcttcacaaatgtaCACAGTTTATTAAATGAACATGATTGATTTTGGGACGATGGAACCGGAAGTGCTAATGTGCTAATTCCCTGGTTTTGGCCAACGAATATACAGCAGCACTCCTCTATTACAATCTCATCATGATTAAtttctcttttgtttgtttttctccgcAGTCACACACTGGCACATGGGGCAAGACAGTCATCGACTACAAGACAACGAAAACATCTCGTCTGCCAATCATTGATATCGCTCCTATGGACATTGGTGCTCCCGATCAGGAATTCGGCGTAGAAATCGGCCCAGTCTGCttcttgtaaaaagaaaaatctggacatgactttgctgttttttttctagCAGTCATCAAATCTTTTCCTGGTTATAAAAAAAAGCCCGAAGTCTTATTTGGCTGCAATCGGTCCATGTGCTTAAACCTGAATCCTTGAGGATGGTGCATGTTGCGATTCCCATCTTGTGAAACGTTCGTAAACCAAAATTGAGGACCAGCCAGCAACACTATCATGGACACTTAGTGAGAATCCTTTGCGTCAGCTGAcaacaagaaaataatatatacttGTAAAACGCCCCGCCCCCTGGAGTCCAAAGAAATACTACCACCTGGTGACTTTTTGTGCCGTTTTTTGACCACTTCAAAAGGACAATGAAAAACAAGCAAATGCTTATGTACCATTCTCTGGTGTtgaataaatatgacaaatgACAGCCAAGTGTCTTGTTCCTTCTAagcaaaagtgagaaaaaaaatcacacaggGAACAGTGTTAGCTCAATGGTACAACGTCATCTTGATATAAAGGCTACCTCAGGACAAAAAAGATTTTTGGGGGGGAAACGCGGGCAGTTTTTTTATTCAAGCAAAGTAAACTATTAGTAACAGGTATGAAAAGGTGCTACTTCCTCTCCTGGTCCTGTCTGTGGTATGTTTGTATTTGCCAGAAAACACTTGCAGGGCCGTTTTGGTGCTAAATGTCAACAGAATGTCTTGATGTCAATGTGATGCAATTGCTCTTATCAAAGTGTCAGCAGATAAGTAGAATAAAACAGCTGGATAGGTTGGTTACTGTACATATGCACTTAATCTGATAAGGGTTAAGTGGGTGGACTGATTGCCAGTTCTTCTCATTTCCATTTCCCCAACCTAAGTTTCTAGAGAAGTCTTATTTTTGTCTGTACATGCCGCTCCCCCCGTTTCCAGATTTTATTTCCACTTTCAAAATGCAATGCacatctcttttttatttttgttttcgtttgtttgatttgttttcagTGGAAGGTTTCTTACAAAAACTTAAATTGAggttgcaaaaaagaaaaaccacAGAAGAAATAGACCCTCCAATGGTTCCAACAAAGGATCTGTACTTATTTTGTACATGTATAGTATTTCgagatgtttttaattattttggatgTTGAAATAAAGCATGTTTATGTGGTCAACTGGATGATGGATATATTATCTTCTTGCCAATACCTCAATAACCTTTCTCAAagcataaattaaacaaatgacgATGCTTTCACTCAACTACCTTAATTTCTACTTTATTTCCAACGGGTTGTGCTTGGGATGCATGTGGTTAACTGGGAAGGAACTgacatttatctgaaaaaaaaaaaaattgatgaaacataaaaataattattaaaatcaatAGCATACcaaatattaattcatttctACACCTCTCTAGTCTCTTTAAatgtctccggttactatcgtaatcTCGGTTCCCTGAGAGACAGGAACGAGACATGGCGTTAACACCTTGGGGACTCCCTTCCTTCCTAACCTACCTGAAATCTTATTGGACAATGCCAGTGAAGTTATATAATGTGCCATATTGGCGGCATAAACTCAGAATCTTTCGAATGAACTGACAGTACAACAGATCAGAGCTGTGAACACGGCAGCCTACGCCATGTCTCGTTCCCGTCtctcagggaactgaggttacGACAGTAACCGGAGATGTTCCCTCTCGAGAACAGTCTCTCGACATGGCGTTAATGCCTTGGGGACAGTATAGAACAACACAGTGGAAACAGTGAATTAAAAACGCTCGGCCTCGACGGAGCTACCATGAATAATTCTTGTAAGACACAAAAAATGAATCCCCAACCAATCAGATATGACCCTGCAATATGCCTCAAGGGGATTGGATGTAGATTCCTATATGGGGATCCAATCAGGTtacttagggtgtactcacactaggcacggttgctaTGAACcaggcccgagtacgattgtcccccctccccactccccctctgccctgcactcacatatagggtttcagcattcgtgccggagcacgcttatgTCATTATGGTGCGatggtttcgggataaacaggaagagcggctcTCTCttaacacaatggagtgcatcgctctgttttctttgtggataattttgtgttgtttggtccacagcctgttgtttgacagatgtgtcgccttagtggcgcgaacttttcacgtaatcgtgctgctcgtatgaggatgtttgcaaggtaccagctgaagtgcagcaaggactttgcagtttttagtttttatgtgttttgcacctctgccgtagaccaaagcgaccctttccctgccatgttggttttggagcgtcgcaaaaaccgtgatgcaaagcgtccttttccgtgctccggcacggttagtgctcacactgcatgcgaaccgcacccgagtccaactgaaccgtgccctggcccacctcttccaagcgggccagggccggccaatcgagccacgcccgggcacgattcggagcactcacactagtcaaacgaaccgcactttggtggtcaaacgcactcgggcacggttcaaactggcagtgtgagtacacccttagaaACCATGTCTGATAACAGGTCTCTTATTGAGAGAGAGGTCCAGTGCCATCGCCATACAAAGATAAGACATTAAAGTCAGGTGAATACATACAAGCATGTAGAAAAACAGTTCAACAAGTATG includes these proteins:
- the col1a1b gene encoding collagen, type I, alpha 1b isoform X1, whose protein sequence is MFSFVDIRLGLLLAAAVLVVRGQGEDDISFGSCTLEGQNYNDRDVWKPEPCQICVCDSGTVMCDEVICEDITECANPEIPEGECCPICPDDVVTEAPYPPVPPVTDGPVGPVGDPGPPGPPGRDGTPGENGLPGPPGPPGTPDFGSGSFLSQMAYGSEKSSGPPVPGPPGPMGPRGPPGPAGSSGPQGFTGPPGEPGEPGSPGPMGSRGPAGPPGKNGEDGEAGKAGRPGERGPAGPQGARGFPGTPGLPGIKGHRGFSGLDGAKGDTGPAGPKGEPGVHGESGTPGAMGARGLPGERGRPGPPGPAGARGSDGNPGAAGPPGSTGPAGPPGFPGGAGAKGETGPAGGRGSEGPQGARGEPGNPGPAGAAGPAGAPGSDGSPGGKGSPGAAGISGAPGFPGSRGPAGPAGSSGAPGPKGNNGDPGPQGPKGDAGPKGEPGPVGPQGLAGPAGEEGKRGARGEPGGAGPVGPPGGRGAPGNRGLPGADGAPGPGGAPGERGANGPMGAQGATGEAGRPGEAGLPGSKGMTGAPGSPGPDGKAGPSGAPGQDGRPGPPGPAGSRGAPGVMGFPGPKGADGEAGKAGERGVAGPPGALGAPGKDGDVGAPGAPGPAGPSGEKGEQGPAGSPGFQGLPGSQGATGEAGKPGDQGAPGEAGPHGPSGPRGDRGFPGERGGPGPAGPTGPRGSPGSAGNDGAKGEPGAAGAPGGVGPAGMQGMPGERGAGGMPGARGDRGDAGAKGPDGAAGKDGLRGMTGPIGLAGPPGAAGEKGEAGLVGPPGLTGPRGSPGERGEVGPPGPAGFAGPPGANGQPGAKGETGAHGPKGDAGAPGAPGPVGAAGPQGPAGATGAKGARGGAGPPGATGFPGAAGRVGPPGPSGAAGPPGPAGATGKEGQRGARGERGPAGRPGEAGAAGSPGPSGEKGSTGPDGPAGPAGLPGPPGVIGSRGIVGLPGQRGERGFGGLPGPSGEPGKQGPTGPLGERGPPGPMGPPGLGGAPGEAGREGNPGHDGAPGRDGPPGPKGDRGESGNSGPPGSPGAPGAPGPMGPSGKNGDRGEAGPAGPAGPSGPAGARGAQGPAGPRGDKGEAGEAGERGMKGHRGFTGMAGVPGPPGSPGDQGPAGPSGPAGPRGPSGSNGSPGKDGMNGIPGPIGPPGPRGRSGEMGPAGAPGLPGPPGPPGPAGIGEPFFAMPQPEKGPDPLRGGYRADDASVRDRDAEVDTTLKSLSQKIENIRSPEGTQANPARMCRDLRMCHSDWKSGFYWVDPNQGSPLDAVKVFCNMETGETCVSPSQNTIPMKNWYTSKNIREKKHVWFGESMPNGFQFQYGSEGSDPEDVNIQLTFMRLMSNEATQNITYHCKNSIAYMEEATGNLKKALLLQGSNDIEIRAEGNSRFTYRVSEDGCTSHTGTWGKTVIDYKTTKTSRLPIIDIAPMDIGAPDQEFGVEIGPVCFL